In Sporocytophaga myxococcoides, the genomic window AGATTTGGTACACTGGGAGTTAATATCAACGGTTGTAGATCCGAATTGGAGTGTTATCAGGGCCAATGACGCGCCTAAAGATGGTACGTGGCAAGGGGCCTTGGCTCAGTTTGCCGGAAAGTATTGGGCCTTCTTTTTTATTCATGGTGCAGGGCAATATTTCTGTACTGCATCTAGTATGGCAGGACCATGGAGCGCTCCAACCCTTGTACAGGGGTCAATAGGATATGACAATGCAGTGTTTGTCGATGATAATGGTAAGGCTTACATGCTTATGAAGAATGGTCAGGATTTCGCAGCTATCCAGGAGATTGATGCGAATGGCAGGCTCACTGGTACGCGTATGGACATGAGTTGGGTTAACAGGAACCATATTTATAGCTGGGCAGAAGGTCCAAAAATGTGTAAGAGAAATGGTCGCTACTATTATTTTGTAGCCGGAAATGTTTATGGAGGGCAGTATGTGTTGAGCAGCGCTACACTCACTGCCAATGAATCCAGTTGGACACGTCATGGTAATTTTTTCAAAGGTTCAGCTTCAGGAGCATTCACGGGGCCTAATCACATTACAGGACCTGTACAAGTTGCTGATGGTACCTGGTGGTGTCTGGGACATTCATATGGAAACAATGGATGGGAAGGGCAAGGCCGACAGAGTATGTTGTTTCAGGTCTTTTGGGATGCCAATGGAGTGCCTTATGCAAATAATCCAAACGGGCAGCCGCTTACTGCTCCAAACCTTCCTAGCAACGGGATAAACTATGAATTCCCGGAGTCTGACAATTTCACTACTGCAACAAGGAAACCAGAATGGTACTTTCATAACATAGCCAATATCGGTAAAGCGTCTTTGACAGCTAGACCTGGATTTATGAGGCTTTCACCAGGTAATGGTGTCACGCATATATTGCAAAGAGATCCTTCAAAGCAGTATTCTTTAGTAACAAAAGTGGATATTAATGCAACCTCAAACGGGCAACAAGCAGGATTGAGACTAATGAATGGGGAAGATCTGGTATATGCCGCAGTCTATAGTGGTTATAACAATGGAAAGAAATTTGGTATCACTTTCAACGGAACTACTACTACTGAGGTAAATAATACTATTGGAAACACAGTATGGTTAAAACTCGTGAGAAATCAGCATAACATTACCGGTTTTTATAGTGCAGACGGAATAGCTTGGACACAAATAGGAGGGAATGTAAGTGTTGCAGATCTTGATAAGGCACAAACGAATGATAATGCCTGGGTAGGAACAAGCTTGGGATTATATGCCCGATCTCAAACTGCGGATTTTGATCAGTTTTCATTTAACCATGGTTTTGATCCGATAAGTGTTGCATCTTATTATCATTACAATGCAACCACTATAGGAAGTGGAACAGTAACCAATAATTCTGACGGAGCATGGTGCATGCTTCCTGGTGTTACCATGGAAAGTGGTGGGTCGTCTGCAAACCGTATTGTTGTGAGCGCAGCCTCAGCAAGCTCAAGCGGAACACTTGAAGTGTGGACTGATAATATTGGAACGGCAGGAACTAAAATTGCAACCATCCCTATTACAAGCACTGGAGGAACTGGCACATATAAGGATTTTTCAGCTAATATAAATGTTTCGGGACAGCATGATCTATACCTTAGGTTTGTCGGAGCTGCCAATGCATTCAGATTAAATACAGTACGTTTTGTTTCAAACGGGGGACCTTCCATCAGTTTCACCTCTCCTGAAAACAATTCCGTGTTTTCAGCTCCAGCTACAATTAATCTTGTTGCTACTGCAAGTGATGCCAATGGCAGTATTGCCAGTGTGAAATTTTATAATGGTAATACCTTGTTGTTTACTGACAACAGTGCACCTTATAGTTATAGTTGGTCAAATGTTTCAGCGGGTTCCTATACAATAAAAGCCCTTGCCACAGATAATGAAGGTAATGAGGCTCAAGCAGAGATTGTGGTAAAGGTTAATCTGCCTCAGGGTCCTTATAATGGCACCTGGCATGTAATTCCCGGTACAATTCAATTAGAACACTTTGATGAAGGAGGAAATGGTTTCGCATATATGGACAGCAGTCCTGGAAGCGAAACTGGAGTTAACTTTCGTACTAATGAAGATGTTGATATAGAAAATTGTACTGATGTCGGAGCTGGTTACAATATTGGATGGGCAGTTGCAGGGGAATGGTTAGAATACAGTGTAGATGTCAAGACTCCCGGCACTTATGATATTGACCTGAGAATTGCAGCAAATGGAGATGGTCGGACTATATCAGTTTCAATGGATGGAGCTTCAATTGCCAGTAAAATTGCCATACCCAACACTGGAGGCTGGCAAACCTGGCAAACAGTGAAAGTAAAAGATATTAATCTCACTACTGGGAAGAAGATAATGAGAGTGTCCATTGGAGATGTTGATTTTATTAACCTGAACTATGTTACATTCTCATTAACCAAAGAACTCAAACAGGAGCCTTACAAAGGCATCGCTCATCAGATTCCGGGCAGAATCGAAGCAGAAGAATATGACTTGGGAGGAGAAGGATTGGCTTATCATGAGGTTAATACAAATGGAAATGAAGGAAAAGCAACATTAAGAAATGACGAAGTTGATATTGAAGCAACCCAGGATAGTGATGGAGCATATAACATTGCATATATTCTAAAGGGTGAATGGCTTGAGTATACAGTCAATGTGGTTGCATCAGGAAATTATGATCTGGAAGCAAGAGTAGCTGCTGATGGCGATGGTAAAACTTTTCATATAGAAATGGATGGAGTAGATATTACGGGCCCTGTAAACATCCCTAATACAGGCGGCTGGCAGGCATGGCAGACCCTGAAGTTAAATGATATCAGGCTTGAGTCCGGGGAACATGTAATGCGTATCGCTTTCGACTCAGATTACCTGAATCTAAACTATGTAGAGTTTAAAGATATCATTACCTCTATTGGTGATTTTGAATCACCTGAAATATCCGTATCCCCCAATCCCTTTTCAGATGCAGGTATCACTCTATCATTTAATGGAGATTTCAACTACAGAATAACCGATGTAAAAGGATCAGTAGTGGAAGCCGGTACCGGTAGTTCTAAAAAGTTAATCGGGGACAGACTAAATCCCGGAATTTATGTACTCACTATAGTACATAACAATAATATTTCCATCCGGAAGATAATAAAGCAATAAGTAAAGCCTTAATGAAATTTTCGTTATGAATAAATCAAAAATCATTTTTAACCTCATAGGAATTATTATTCTGTTTGTAGCATATAATTCCTTTGCGCAGACTTATCCTCCATCTGCAGTCATTACCATGCCATTTAGCAATGCTTATTTTAAAACAGGAACTGATGTAGAAATACATGTTTATGCTACAGACATAGGTAAAACAACTAACAATGGTACAGTGACTAAAGTAGAGTTTTTTAATGGAACCACGAAGCTTGGAGAAACCAGTACACATTCAAACAATACCTATAGGTTTGTCTGGGGCTGTGTACCTGCAGGTGAGTATAGGATCACTGCAAAGGCCACTAATAACAAGGGTGTAAGCTTCACTTCAGTTGGTGTATTGATTACTGTAGGTAATGCAAATTTCCCATCTCAGGGACTTGCAGCTTGCAAAGGCAAATACATGGCCGGTTTACACCAGAATCAACTCCTCGGGAGCTGGAACTCATACTTCAATGGTATAAGCGCTGAAAATGCATGTAAGTGGGGATCTGTTGAAGGGAATAGAGATGTAATGAACTGGAATGGAGCGGACGCTGCTTATAAAGCTGCGAATGACAGAAAAATAATGTTCCGCTGGCATGCGGCTATGTGGGCAGCCCAATATCCAAATTGGCTATTTACCTTAAGTACTGCAGATGCAAGAGCGGAACTGATTGAATATATGGAAGGAATAGCTGCTCGATATAAGTATATAGATCAAATTGATGTATTAAATGAACAACTATTTACGCACCAACAAGCTAACCAGCAAATGCGTGATAAATTCAGTGGCAAAACTAATACTGCCGTTGATGATTTTAGTTGGCAAATCTGGTTGTTTACTGAAGCCAGGAGGATTTTCCCAAATACAAAACTAGTGTTAAATGATTACGGATTAGAAGGAAGCAACAGTGCTATTGATGAGATGTTGAAGTTGGTTGCTGCATTAAGAGACAGGGGAATCATCGATGGATTTGGGACCCAGGCCCATTGGTTTAGTGTAGATCGTCAGCCAGCTGGACGTATTACTCAGGATTGTAGCAGAATGGCCCGCGGCGGTGTACCTGTCTATGTAACAGAGCTTGATATGGCAGGTGGGAATGATAACAATAACAATGAACAACAGCAATTGGCGAGCTTTCAAACCCACTTTCCTGAATTCTGGGAGCACCCTCATGTTAAGGGGATTACCTGGTGGGGCCATGTGCTAAACAGGACCTGGGTTACAGGTACAGGATTCACTTTGGAAAACGGACAAGACAGAGCTGCTGGTGCCTGGTTAAAAACCTACATGAATAGCCGCCCCAAGGTTGGTTATCCTATGTGTCCTGCAGAAGGATGTTCAAATGACGGAAAAATTAGTCTTGCTATAACCGCACCAACTGAAGGACAAATATTTACTACAGCTGATCAGATAACACTTTCTGCAACTGCTATTGATGGAGATGGCACAATTGCCAATGTTAAATTCTACAGCGGATCTACATTGCTGAATACTGATAATTCTGCTCCTTATAGCTTCATTTGGACAGGGGCACCAGCTGGAACTCATGAGATTAAAGTAGTTGCCACAGATAACCAGGGAAATATCGCGGAAGCAAAAGTAACTATTAAAGTAAACGTTCCACAAGGGCCTTACAATGGTACCTGGCACGTTATTCCGGGGACAATCCAGCTGGAGCATTTTGATGTTGGAGGAAATGGTTTTGCTTATATGGATGCCACTCCTGGCAGCGAGGTAACTCCGGTAGTTAACTTCCGCACTGACGAAGATGTGGATATTGAGAACTGCACTGACGTTGGAGCTGGATACAACATTGGCTGGACAACTGCCGGTGAATGGCTTGAATACAGCGTGGATGTGAAAACTCCTGGTGCTTACGATCTTGATCTGAGAATAGCGGCAAACGGTGATGGTCGCACAGTAACAGTAGCTATGGATGGTGTAAATATAGCCAGCAATATAGCGATACCTAATACAGTAGGGTGGCAAACCTGGCAAACAGTAAAAGTAAAAGATGTCAATCTTACTGCAGGAAAGAAAATTATGAGGGTTACCATAGGTGCTACTGATTATGTGAATATGAACTATGTGACTTTCACTTTAACCAAAGAATTGAAACAGGAACCATTTAAAGGCTCAGCACATCTGATTCCTGGCAGAATTGAGGCAGAAGAATATGACCTCGGAGGTGAAGGTCTTGCATACCATGAAGCCAATGCAAATGGAAATGAGGGGAAAGCTACATTCAGAAATGATGAAGTGGATATTGAAACTACTCAGGATAGTGATGGAGCTTACAATGTAGGTTATATCTTACAGGGCGAATGGCTGGAGTATACTGTAAATGTCGCAGCATCTGGTAAATATGACCTGGATGTGAGAATAGCAGCTGAAGGTGAGAATAAATCCTTTCACATCGAAATGGATGGAGTAAATGTAACTGGTCCTATTAATATTCCAAATACCGGTGGTTGGCAGACATGGCAAACAGTTACTTTGAATGACATTAACCTTACAGGTGGAGAACATATCATGCGTATTGCCTTTGATTCGGATTACATGAATCTGAACTATGTAGAGTTTAAGGATGTCATTACCGGCATTGCTGAAGAAGAATTTTCATCTATTGCAGTATTCCCGAATCCGTTTACAGCTTCCGGTATACAGATTAATAATGCAGGTGAGTTTCAGTATAAAATTACTGATATCAGCGGAATATTAGTAGAATCAGGAAATGGAAGACGTGGTCATAATGTCGGAAAAAATTTAAGTGAAGGTATCTATTTCCTTATAGTTGAAAATAACAATAACGTTTCTGTCCACAAAATAGTAAAGCAATGAAAGCAGAATGTAACTCATTTCTGAGAACTGCTTGAATCTTCTGCTGCCCGCAATTGGCCTGATAATTTTTATCATGCCAATTGCAAGGGTTCAAAATGCTTGTATTCTTGTTATATATTCTGATGGCCTGATGTCTCAATGATCTGAATGAGGATATTTAGTTATATAAGTTGTATTACAATGCAACTAATCAGTGCTCCGATGATTTTATCGATTTACTAAACATATGACTGGTGGACTGTTGTATGCTTTTATCAAATTCAGACATTTTTAATCTGAATAGTGTAAGAAAGCTAACCTATTATTATTGATATATCAGTGTTAATTGTTTTAGCCAGACATAGCTGATCTGAAACTATGGTGGGAGAGGAGCATGAAATTATATTGTTTTGTGACCTTGATGAAACCTATAGTTAGCGGATTTGTCATACGAGCTTTTGTACAATGTTGATTGTAAGCTTTGCGGCAAAAGGACAGCAACCACTTAAGGTGAACTTTTCTAAAACTATAAGACAAGTTATGATTATGCATCAGGGAGCTAGAGTCTTGTGGAGCTAATAGTGAACATGCCATTGGCCTAAGCCTTAAACCATAAACCGGATGTATTAAATGCGATCATTAAAATTAAAGAAGGAAATTTCATCAGTAATATTTTAAAACTTTAGTAAGGCCTCAACCATAACTGAACATAACTTTAAAATTCCTGTCATATGAAAAATAGATGGATATTACTTCTGAATATATTACTGCTCTTGCCAGGTCTATTGTCTGCACAGATGGGGCCAGGATTGGGTAATCTTACCTATACATCTAATGAGCTTTACAAAAGCATTTGGAAATATACTGAATTAAACCACATGGGGTCTACTATGGCCACCATGCATAATGGTTACATGATAACCACCTTTCATCCAGACAGTGGTAAGCCACCTGGAGGAATTCTGGTTTGGGATGTATCGAATCCAAGAAAACCGGTTTTGGTTACGCGGGTATATGATTCGCGTACAGCTAATTTTCGTGAACAGCATGCTATGCCACAACATGACAAATACATGTTGTTTCAGGATGGCTTTGGGTTTCAGATTTGGGACTTTAGTGATGCTAAAAATCCTATACAAGTCAAAAGACATATTATGAGCGGATATGCCCACGATGATTATGGTTCAGCATGGCAATTATTCTGGCAAGCTCCTTATATTTTTATTGCTAATGGCAGTAAGGGCTTTGATGTCGTCGATGCTACAGATATAAATAATCCAGTATTTGTAAAACATGTCAATACTCCAAGACAGGTAGGACCCATTTTTGCGATAGGAAACCTTCTCTATACCTCTGCACATGATTTTGGGAGAGGAATCACCATATATGATATAAGTAATCCCAGGGATCCAAAATTATTGAATAGTTATAGTAATACTGAAAATATGTATGCATCGATGGTTAATGGAAATAAACTCGTTATTTCTGCACGGGGAAATGCAAACAATGCCGTCTTCGGAACTTATGATTTGAGCGATCCGCTAAGCATAAAAAAAATTACGACTTTAAATATCGGGAACAGTGGTGAACAATTATATAATTCTACTCAGGATCAGTTTATATTTCAAGGTTGCCAGTCAGAGGTTGTAAAAATAGATGCATCGAATCCTGCTCAACTAAAAATCATCGGAAGGGGATCTTTAGGTATCTTTGGCGACTCAGATCATGGTCAGGTAACACCTTTTGGTAATCTTATTTTTGTTGGGAATGACCATGGTTCAGGTAGTGGATTCTGGGTTCATCAAAGAGAACCAGATACAAAAGCTCCAGAAGTAAATATGGTGGTTCCAAAAGCCAATGATGTAAACCGTGCATTGACTTCACGGGTTGGAGTTACCTTTACTGATAATATAATTCTGGAATCAGTCAACAAGAATACTTTTATAGTCAGACCTTTGGGTGGAGCAGCATTGTCAGGTAAATACAGCCATCAATTCTCTATGGTAAATTTTTCACCTGACCAGCCTCTCCTGCCAAATACTACCTATGAAATAGTGATTCCATCAGGTGGTATAAAAGACTATGCAGGAAACACTACAAGTAAAACTTTTACATCTTATTTTTCTACAGGCCCTAATGGAAACTTCCCTTCCGATGGTACTGAGCAGCCCCGGATTTTTGAAGACGATAAGAAAATAACTTTGAATTGGAATCGTACTTCCAATGCTTCTACTTACACTATCAAAAGGGGGACATCACCTACAGGTACTTTTCAAACGATTGGTACCACGAGTCAATTATCTTTTTCTGATACTTTGGTTGAAAATGATAAGACGTATTACTATTCGGTTACAGCTAACAATAACTTGGGAGAAATTGTGACTTCTTCTGTAATTAAGGGAATGCCCTCTTTTTACATTACTAAACTGAATTGGATCTCTTCATCGAATGGCTGGGGACCTGCTGAAATTGACCAAAGCAATGGTAAAACTGCTTCGAATGATGGAGGTGTAATTACTTTAAATGGCATTAAATACTCAAGAGGTTTGGGAGTTCATGCCGAAAGCAGTATAAGTTACAACCTTGATGGAAAGTATGAACGGTTTTTATCTGATGTAGGCCTTGATGACGAAGCAGGGAGTGCAGGATCTGTAATTTTTACTGTCCTTTTGGATGGGAAACAGGTATATAATAGTGGATTAATGAATGGTTCTTCTGATACCAAAAGTATTGACATTAATATCGCAGGCGGAAATGTGCTTACGCTGAATGTTTCACCAGATGGAAATAATGAATTAGATCATGCTTCATGGGGTGGAGCAAGGCTAAGGCCGAGTCAGACACCATTTAATCAAACTGCTCATTTAATACCTGGACGCATTGAAGCAGAAGAATATGACTTTGGTGGTGAAGGTATTGCTTATCATGAAGCAAATGCCAATGGAAATGAAGGTAAAGCAAACCTGAGAATTGATGAAGTAGATATTGAAGCTACCGGAGATGTCGATGGAAAGTACAATATAGGCTACATACTTCAGGGGGAATGGCTGGAATATACAGTGAATGTAACATCAACAGGTGTGTATAAATTGGATATGAGAGTAGCGGCAGAAGGAGATGGTAAAATGTTTCATATAGAATTTGACGGAAGAGATGTAACAGGACCGATAAGTGTCCCTAATACCGGTGGTTGGCAAATTTGGAAAACCATCACAGTAGATGAAATCAGTCTTACTGAAGGCAATCATGTAATGAGGATAGCTTTTGACGCAAATTATATGAACATAAATTATCTGGAGTTTAATGGTATAGTTACCGGAATCCCGGAGAATAAGTTCAGAGACATTTTGATTTATCCGAATCCATTTGGCAACAATGGTTTTGTGGTCAGTGCAGAGGGTGATTTCTATTATAGACTTTCCGATGTCAGTGGTTATATTCTGGAGACAGGAAACGGAAATCAGTATCAAACTGTAGGAAAGGAGCTAAAGCCCGGAGTTTACATAATTTCTATAGAAAATAAAAGTGAAGTAATAGTCAGAAAGATTGTAAAGGAATAATTATTAAAAGTTGTAAGTTCATTTCAATGATATAAATAAAGTGACCGCTTAAAGTAAAAATAGACTGTTTGATATGCGATTTTTCATAACCTTTATAATATTAGTGTTTATTAACTGGATAGGTGAAGTGAATGACACTGAACAGTATGTTCTTATTCAGAATAAACCTGTTGAAGTAGGGACAACAGTTACATTCACTATCACGGCGCCTGAGGGGACAAACCCATTTATTGCGTGGGACTATGGCGATGAAAATGGTTTGGGCAATTATAAACAGGGCCTTACAACAACGCATAAATTTATGCAGCCTGGAGTTTACCAGGTTTTTGCCCGAATTCTAGGGGAGGATATTCCGCTTTCAGTTACACAGACGGTACACAAACCATTAAAGAAGATTGCCCCAACTCATTCATCCACAATTTGCATAGATACTAGTCGGCAAATCGTATGGGCTGTAAATCCTGATAATCATTCGGTGTCATCTATCAATGCTGCCAATTATCAGCTGATCAGCGAGATTCCAACAGGTAAGAATCCGAGAACTCTTGCTTTGGACAATGCGGGAAATGTTTGGGTAGCAAATGAAGATGATGCTACTATTACTATTCTTTCAGCCTCCGGACAAAAGCTACAAACAATTAACCTTCCATATGCTTCAAGACCTTATGGCTTATGTTTTGATCCTATGAAGAGCTACTGCTACATAACTTTGCAAAGTCTAGGGCAACTTGTCAAGCTTGATGCAAAAGATTTTCAGATAGTTCAAGTCACAGAAGCAGGAAGGAGACCACGGGGAATTGCCATAACTTCTGATGGGAAGCGTGTATTTGTTACTCAGTTTATATCTCCGGGAGAAAAAGGATTGATAAGAGAAATCGATGCTGAAACAATGGAACTTAAGTCGGAGATAGGCCTTGCATTTGATGAGACTGTGGATTTTGAAGACAGGGGCCGGGGCGTGCCTAACTATATCTCTTCACTCACTATTACTCCTGACGGATCCGAAATTTGGATACCATCAAAAAAAGATAATACAGCAAGAGGTTTATTCAGAGATGGACAAGCTCTTACATTTGATAATACTGTCCGCACAATTGTTTCAAAGATAGATCTGACTCAGGGAAGTGAAGTGATTGATTCAAGGATAGACATCAATGATGCGGATATGGCTTGTGCTGTAGAGTTTAGTCCATATGGTAATATTGCATTTATAGCATTACAGGGAAATAATAAGATTGCTATGATAGACGTAGCAACTAATTCAAGACTGGGTTTACTTGATACTACCGGACTGGCACCTCAGGGCTTAGTCTTTAATGCAGATGGTTCCAGACTTTTTGTTCACAATTTTATGTCTCGTAGTATAACTATATTCAACACTGAAAATATTATACTTTCCAATAATTTTAACCCCGTAATTGCCGCCACTATTCCTATTGTGCTTAAGGACTCTTTAAATGCTCAGGTCCTGAAAGGTAAACAAATTTTTTATAACGCTCAGGATGAACGCATGACTTTCGCTGGCTACATTAGTTGTGCCAGTTGTCATTTGGACGGTGGCAGTGATGAGCGGGTATGGGATTTTACGGATCGTGGAGAAGGTCTGCGTAATACGCATTCTTTATTAGGTAGAAGAGGGATGGGAATGGGTAATGTGCATTGGACTGCGAACTTTGATGAAATTCAGGATTTTGAAAATGATATACGATATGCCTTTAGAGGAAAAGGATTTCTCCCTGACTCTATATTTAACAGAGGTACCATTAGCGACCCTCTGGGAGGTCCAAAGGCTGGTTTAAGCCCGGAGCTTGATGCGCTGGCAGCCTATGTGCGTTCTCTGGATAAAGTAAATCCCAGTCCTTATCGAAATTCAGATGGAAGTCTTACTGACGATGCTTTTGAAGGAAAATTGATTTTCGCAGATCTTGGTTGTAACGTCTGTCATTCAGGTCCTGACTTTACGGACCGGAAGTCAGGTGTCTTTCACGATGTCGGAACCATTCAAACATCTTCCGGACAGCGTAGATCTGAGAAGTTAACAGCATTGGGTACTCCTACCCTAAAAGGAATTTGGGAAACTGCACCTTATTTGCATGATGGCTCTGCCCCAACATTAAGAGATGTGCTTATTGCCAGGAATGTTAACGATAAACATGGGGATATTACTTCTCTCTCTGAGAAGCAAATCAATCAGCTACTGGCCTACTTGCTTCAGATAGATGAGCATGAATCAAGCGCTGTCGTATCCAGCATGAATAAGATGAGGTCATTTTCCGGGTCTATTGATGTTTTCCCGAATCCTGCTTCTGAGATTATAAAGGTTCGCATAAATGAAAGAGTAAGTCCAAAAGGGACAATTTCTATTTGTAATTCTGTAAGTGGCCATACCTTAAGTTCTACAAGTCTTAATGCCAGCAATGAAGTAAGCATAAATGTAAGCAGTCTGACTCCGGGAGTGTATATAGTAATCTATACTGATGAAAAGGTAAAGAAAAGTACTAAGTTGTTATTAAGATAAAATATGCTGTGAAGTTTCAAACTTATCAGGCATCACAGCTCTGTATTTCTATAGCAGTGCTTGTTC contains:
- a CDS encoding carbohydrate-binding protein gives rise to the protein MIYNFTIPNKVLLICLIAISLVSKQGYAQRDGVSTYTNPVLPGSHPDQTLLKVGNDYYTAGSSFHWTPNFPIYHSTDLVHWELISTVVDPNWSVIRANDAPKDGTWQGALAQFAGKYWAFFFIHGAGQYFCTASSMAGPWSAPTLVQGSIGYDNAVFVDDNGKAYMLMKNGQDFAAIQEIDANGRLTGTRMDMSWVNRNHIYSWAEGPKMCKRNGRYYYFVAGNVYGGQYVLSSATLTANESSWTRHGNFFKGSASGAFTGPNHITGPVQVADGTWWCLGHSYGNNGWEGQGRQSMLFQVFWDANGVPYANNPNGQPLTAPNLPSNGINYEFPESDNFTTATRKPEWYFHNIANIGKASLTARPGFMRLSPGNGVTHILQRDPSKQYSLVTKVDINATSNGQQAGLRLMNGEDLVYAAVYSGYNNGKKFGITFNGTTTTEVNNTIGNTVWLKLVRNQHNITGFYSADGIAWTQIGGNVSVADLDKAQTNDNAWVGTSLGLYARSQTADFDQFSFNHGFDPISVASYYHYNATTIGSGTVTNNSDGAWCMLPGVTMESGGSSANRIVVSAASASSSGTLEVWTDNIGTAGTKIATIPITSTGGTGTYKDFSANINVSGQHDLYLRFVGAANAFRLNTVRFVSNGGPSISFTSPENNSVFSAPATINLVATASDANGSIASVKFYNGNTLLFTDNSAPYSYSWSNVSAGSYTIKALATDNEGNEAQAEIVVKVNLPQGPYNGTWHVIPGTIQLEHFDEGGNGFAYMDSSPGSETGVNFRTNEDVDIENCTDVGAGYNIGWAVAGEWLEYSVDVKTPGTYDIDLRIAANGDGRTISVSMDGASIASKIAIPNTGGWQTWQTVKVKDINLTTGKKIMRVSIGDVDFINLNYVTFSLTKELKQEPYKGIAHQIPGRIEAEEYDLGGEGLAYHEVNTNGNEGKATLRNDEVDIEATQDSDGAYNIAYILKGEWLEYTVNVVASGNYDLEARVAADGDGKTFHIEMDGVDITGPVNIPNTGGWQAWQTLKLNDIRLESGEHVMRIAFDSDYLNLNYVEFKDIITSIGDFESPEISVSPNPFSDAGITLSFNGDFNYRITDVKGSVVEAGTGSSKKLIGDRLNPGIYVLTIVHNNNISIRKIIKQ
- a CDS encoding endo-1,4-beta-xylanase, with the translated sequence MNKSKIIFNLIGIIILFVAYNSFAQTYPPSAVITMPFSNAYFKTGTDVEIHVYATDIGKTTNNGTVTKVEFFNGTTKLGETSTHSNNTYRFVWGCVPAGEYRITAKATNNKGVSFTSVGVLITVGNANFPSQGLAACKGKYMAGLHQNQLLGSWNSYFNGISAENACKWGSVEGNRDVMNWNGADAAYKAANDRKIMFRWHAAMWAAQYPNWLFTLSTADARAELIEYMEGIAARYKYIDQIDVLNEQLFTHQQANQQMRDKFSGKTNTAVDDFSWQIWLFTEARRIFPNTKLVLNDYGLEGSNSAIDEMLKLVAALRDRGIIDGFGTQAHWFSVDRQPAGRITQDCSRMARGGVPVYVTELDMAGGNDNNNNEQQQLASFQTHFPEFWEHPHVKGITWWGHVLNRTWVTGTGFTLENGQDRAAGAWLKTYMNSRPKVGYPMCPAEGCSNDGKISLAITAPTEGQIFTTADQITLSATAIDGDGTIANVKFYSGSTLLNTDNSAPYSFIWTGAPAGTHEIKVVATDNQGNIAEAKVTIKVNVPQGPYNGTWHVIPGTIQLEHFDVGGNGFAYMDATPGSEVTPVVNFRTDEDVDIENCTDVGAGYNIGWTTAGEWLEYSVDVKTPGAYDLDLRIAANGDGRTVTVAMDGVNIASNIAIPNTVGWQTWQTVKVKDVNLTAGKKIMRVTIGATDYVNMNYVTFTLTKELKQEPFKGSAHLIPGRIEAEEYDLGGEGLAYHEANANGNEGKATFRNDEVDIETTQDSDGAYNVGYILQGEWLEYTVNVAASGKYDLDVRIAAEGENKSFHIEMDGVNVTGPINIPNTGGWQTWQTVTLNDINLTGGEHIMRIAFDSDYMNLNYVEFKDVITGIAEEEFSSIAVFPNPFTASGIQINNAGEFQYKITDISGILVESGNGRRGHNVGKNLSEGIYFLIVENNNNVSVHKIVKQ
- a CDS encoding NPCBM/NEW2 domain-containing protein; its protein translation is MKNRWILLLNILLLLPGLLSAQMGPGLGNLTYTSNELYKSIWKYTELNHMGSTMATMHNGYMITTFHPDSGKPPGGILVWDVSNPRKPVLVTRVYDSRTANFREQHAMPQHDKYMLFQDGFGFQIWDFSDAKNPIQVKRHIMSGYAHDDYGSAWQLFWQAPYIFIANGSKGFDVVDATDINNPVFVKHVNTPRQVGPIFAIGNLLYTSAHDFGRGITIYDISNPRDPKLLNSYSNTENMYASMVNGNKLVISARGNANNAVFGTYDLSDPLSIKKITTLNIGNSGEQLYNSTQDQFIFQGCQSEVVKIDASNPAQLKIIGRGSLGIFGDSDHGQVTPFGNLIFVGNDHGSGSGFWVHQREPDTKAPEVNMVVPKANDVNRALTSRVGVTFTDNIILESVNKNTFIVRPLGGAALSGKYSHQFSMVNFSPDQPLLPNTTYEIVIPSGGIKDYAGNTTSKTFTSYFSTGPNGNFPSDGTEQPRIFEDDKKITLNWNRTSNASTYTIKRGTSPTGTFQTIGTTSQLSFSDTLVENDKTYYYSVTANNNLGEIVTSSVIKGMPSFYITKLNWISSSNGWGPAEIDQSNGKTASNDGGVITLNGIKYSRGLGVHAESSISYNLDGKYERFLSDVGLDDEAGSAGSVIFTVLLDGKQVYNSGLMNGSSDTKSIDINIAGGNVLTLNVSPDGNNELDHASWGGARLRPSQTPFNQTAHLIPGRIEAEEYDFGGEGIAYHEANANGNEGKANLRIDEVDIEATGDVDGKYNIGYILQGEWLEYTVNVTSTGVYKLDMRVAAEGDGKMFHIEFDGRDVTGPISVPNTGGWQIWKTITVDEISLTEGNHVMRIAFDANYMNINYLEFNGIVTGIPENKFRDILIYPNPFGNNGFVVSAEGDFYYRLSDVSGYILETGNGNQYQTVGKELKPGVYIISIENKSEVIVRKIVKE